The following proteins are encoded in a genomic region of Pseudodesulfovibrio mercurii:
- the atpH gene encoding ATP synthase F1 subunit delta, with product MIGNVVSRRYAKALFAVGAAKGEAEQVKYGEQLAAVSASIEEAPEAMAFFKNPAFSAEEKKAVVTKLVEKMSLDQMVRNFCDLLADRGRVEMLPAIASDYKAMMDAVSGVVTGELVTVSELNQERKSAIQAQLEKQAGKKLELSFSTDESILGGIVLKVGDRVMDASLKAQLQILKENIKRGE from the coding sequence TTGATCGGTAACGTAGTTTCCCGCCGTTACGCCAAGGCGCTCTTTGCCGTCGGCGCCGCCAAGGGCGAGGCCGAGCAGGTCAAATACGGCGAACAGCTTGCGGCCGTCAGCGCTTCCATCGAGGAAGCTCCCGAAGCCATGGCCTTCTTCAAGAACCCGGCCTTCAGCGCCGAGGAGAAGAAAGCCGTCGTCACCAAGCTGGTAGAGAAGATGTCGCTGGATCAGATGGTCAGGAACTTCTGCGACCTGCTGGCCGACCGCGGCCGGGTCGAGATGCTCCCCGCCATCGCCTCCGACTACAAGGCTATGATGGATGCCGTCTCCGGCGTCGTCACCGGTGAACTCGTCACGGTGAGCGAACTCAACCAGGAAAGAAAATCTGCAATCCAGGCCCAGTTGGAGAAACAGGCCGGCAAGAAGCTGGAGCTGTCCTTCTCCACCGACGAGTCCATTCTCGGCGGTATCGTCCTCAAGGTCGGTGACCGGGTCATGGATGCCAGCCTCAAGGCTCAGCTGCAGATTTTGAAAGAAAATATTAAAAGGGGTGAGTAG
- the atpF gene encoding F0F1 ATP synthase subunit B: MKRTYVFFAVLLTALAVSSVAFANEGGAHHALFTAANLKDYGLRLLNFAIFAWLLYKFAGAKVKDFFVGRRDGIKHDLDDLQARQVEAEKKLKEVETSIANMAQEKKQILDDAKAQGEAIKAAIIEKAKHDAAALTEQARRTASNEAQAAVKTIRAEMADMVIAAAEKIVAEKLSAQDHDKLVDDYLTKVVLN, from the coding sequence TTGAAACGGACGTATGTGTTTTTTGCGGTTCTGCTGACCGCCCTGGCTGTCTCCTCCGTCGCTTTCGCCAACGAGGGGGGCGCGCACCACGCGCTCTTCACGGCCGCGAACCTGAAGGACTACGGCCTCCGTCTCCTGAACTTCGCCATCTTCGCCTGGCTGCTGTACAAGTTTGCGGGCGCCAAGGTGAAGGACTTCTTCGTCGGACGCCGCGACGGCATCAAGCATGATCTGGACGACCTGCAGGCCCGTCAGGTTGAGGCCGAGAAGAAGCTCAAGGAAGTCGAGACCAGCATCGCCAACATGGCCCAGGAAAAGAAACAGATTCTTGATGACGCCAAGGCCCAGGGCGAGGCCATCAAGGCCGCCATCATCGAAAAGGCGAAGCACGATGCCGCCGCGCTGACCGAACAGGCCCGGCGCACCGCTTCCAACGAGGCGCAGGCCGCAGTCAAGACCATCCGCGCCGAAATGGCCGACATGGTCATCGCCGCCGCCGAGAAGATCGTCGCCGAGAAGCTGAGCGCCCAGGACCACGACAAGCTCGTGGATGACTATTTAACAAAGGTGGTGCTCAATTGA
- a CDS encoding ATP synthase F0 subunit B: MVLPDKTIFIQGLNFVVMIFLLNIVLIRPVREIIKKRKGLMADQLDKIEGFNASAADKVADYEAQLTAARKEAGEIRNAAKDEGVAEEQAMLAEAGKEASGLIKAARAEIESEVKVAMEQLSKDVYDYAEQATGKILGQA, encoded by the coding sequence ATGGTTTTACCTGACAAAACAATTTTCATCCAAGGTCTGAACTTCGTTGTCATGATCTTCTTGCTGAACATCGTGCTGATCCGTCCGGTCCGCGAAATCATCAAGAAGCGCAAGGGGTTGATGGCGGATCAGCTGGACAAGATCGAAGGGTTCAACGCCAGCGCGGCGGACAAGGTGGCCGACTATGAGGCCCAGCTCACCGCGGCGCGCAAGGAAGCCGGAGAGATCCGCAACGCCGCCAAGGATGAAGGCGTGGCCGAGGAACAGGCCATGCTGGCCGAAGCCGGCAAGGAGGCCTCGGGGCTGATCAAGGCCGCCCGCGCCGAGATCGAGTCCGAGGTCAAGGTCGCCATGGAGCAGCTGTCCAAGGATGTCTACGATTACGCTGAGCAGGCGACAGGCAAGATCCTGGGCCAGGCTTAG
- a CDS encoding bactofilin family protein — MARDEINAFLGAGTNYHGKLHFQGAVRIDGNFQGEVVSEGTLVIGQDAVVDGQVKVGQLVLSGRIKGEVEAKNKVVLHKTANLQGNIRTPVLVVEEGAVLEGELVMGSLDTVASVKPQKDSDQS; from the coding sequence ATGGCCAGAGATGAGATCAACGCGTTTTTGGGGGCGGGAACCAACTATCACGGAAAGTTGCACTTTCAGGGTGCGGTGCGCATCGACGGCAACTTCCAGGGAGAGGTGGTTTCCGAAGGAACGCTGGTCATCGGTCAGGACGCCGTGGTGGACGGCCAGGTCAAGGTCGGCCAGCTGGTGCTCTCCGGAAGAATCAAGGGTGAAGTGGAGGCGAAGAACAAGGTCGTCCTGCACAAGACCGCGAATTTGCAGGGCAACATCAGGACTCCGGTCCTGGTGGTCGAGGAAGGCGCTGTCCTCGAGGGCGAACTCGTCATGGGCAGCCTGGACACCGTTGCAAGCGTAAAGCCGCAAAAGGATTCCGATCAGTCCTGA
- the rodA gene encoding rod shape-determining protein RodA produces the protein MPIDRRLLLYINWPLFGLAVILFLIGVLNLYSASGTRLEEGMNMAPYYHRQLLWGLMGLFGMLVFMFFDYRHLKTLAWPLFWTTVILLVAVFFMGKTIYGARRWLDLGFMNFQPSELAKIAILIVGARILSREREPLNFLRLGYVLGVGLILAALIIKQPDLGSGLSVLMILGGMILYRGVTARVFKTCLVAIPCLLPLSWFFLHDYQKQRIMTFLDPTTDPLGAGYHIIQSEIAIGSGGFWGKGFLEGTQSQLRFLPERHTDFAVAVFGEEWGFVGTMILLSLFCIFLYQMVVIARDARGLFGSYLAAGVFFYFFWQILINTGMVLGLMPVVGIPLPFISYGGSATLVNFCLVGLVLNVSMRRFLFKQA, from the coding sequence ATGCCGATTGATCGCCGGCTGCTCTTGTACATCAACTGGCCGCTCTTCGGCCTAGCCGTGATCCTCTTCCTCATCGGCGTGCTCAACCTCTACTCGGCCAGCGGCACCCGGCTCGAGGAGGGCATGAACATGGCCCCCTACTACCACCGCCAGCTGCTCTGGGGGCTCATGGGGCTGTTCGGCATGCTCGTCTTCATGTTCTTCGACTACCGCCACCTCAAGACCCTGGCCTGGCCCCTGTTCTGGACCACGGTCATCCTGCTCGTGGCCGTGTTCTTCATGGGCAAGACCATCTACGGCGCGCGCCGCTGGCTCGACCTCGGGTTCATGAACTTCCAGCCCTCGGAGCTGGCCAAGATCGCCATCCTCATCGTGGGCGCGCGCATCCTGTCCAGGGAGCGCGAGCCGCTGAATTTTCTTCGGCTGGGCTACGTGCTCGGCGTGGGCCTGATCCTGGCCGCGCTGATCATCAAGCAGCCGGACCTGGGCTCGGGGTTGTCCGTGTTGATGATCCTGGGCGGCATGATCCTCTACCGGGGCGTGACCGCGAGGGTCTTCAAGACCTGCCTGGTGGCCATCCCCTGCCTGCTGCCCCTGTCCTGGTTCTTCCTGCACGACTACCAGAAGCAGCGGATCATGACCTTCCTGGACCCGACCACCGACCCGCTCGGCGCGGGCTACCACATCATCCAGTCCGAGATCGCCATCGGTTCCGGCGGGTTCTGGGGCAAGGGTTTCCTGGAGGGCACCCAGTCCCAGCTGCGCTTTTTGCCGGAACGTCACACGGACTTCGCCGTGGCCGTGTTCGGCGAGGAGTGGGGCTTTGTGGGAACCATGATTCTTCTGTCGTTATTCTGCATATTTCTGTACCAGATGGTGGTCATCGCCAGGGATGCGCGCGGACTGTTCGGCTCCTACCTCGCGGCCGGCGTGTTCTTCTATTTCTTCTGGCAAATCCTGATCAATACGGGTATGGTCCTCGGGCTGATGCCAGTGGTCGGCATCCCGCTTCCGTTCATCAGTTACGGGGGCAGCGCCACCCTGGTGAATTTTTGCCTCGTCGGGCTTGTGCTCAATGTGTCGATGCGCCGATTCCTGTTCAAGCAGGCCTGA
- the mrdA gene encoding penicillin-binding protein 2, producing MSDLYNESEQQAPRSGLVLLQALILGLFCLFAIRLWYLQIHRSDEYQAKALENQLRQESIPSPRGLIRDRNGDLLAVNEPAYALGIIREDCPDVDRLVHQIAVWTGKDYFELKTLYNKNRKRVKPFEPLIIVPDLTFAQLAVVETNKLRWPGLEIQFRPRRLYRYGTLLAHVLGYVAEADEEDLGARPDLALGDYVGKQGIELMLEDRMRGIKGLTQYQVDVNGRRLKERILKHPQAGHEISLSIDLELQKLCMDWLSEEAGGVAVMDADTGQLWALATAPSYDSNDFSSGLSPKQWAKLRDDPLHPMQNRVIQSVYPPGSIFKHVVAGAGLRDGVDPKETTFCAGSMKLGRRVFRCWKRGGHGKVDMNRALVESCDVYFYKLGRRLTVDRMSEFARAVGFGEKTGIRLPHEKAGNIPDQDWKLKRFGEPWQGGDNLNMAIGQGFTLVTPLQVVRFFAGIANGGRLLKPLLLKDEKTVVQADIPLRPDQIEFLHQALVDTVEDPHGTCRRIRTKGVVVGGKTGTAQVVRLTDELKELKDDQIPYRFRDHAWMAAIAEKDGRRFAIACLVEHGLHGGSGAGPIIKAVIDYLFEGKITPNPEDRKAKARAVRALSLKHKEKRNAD from the coding sequence ATGTCAGACCTCTATAACGAATCCGAACAGCAGGCCCCGCGCTCGGGCCTGGTCCTGCTCCAGGCGCTCATCCTGGGGCTCTTCTGCCTGTTCGCCATCCGCCTGTGGTACCTCCAGATCCACCGCAGCGACGAATACCAGGCCAAGGCCCTGGAGAACCAGCTGCGCCAGGAGTCCATCCCCTCGCCGCGCGGGCTCATCCGCGACCGCAACGGCGACCTCCTGGCCGTGAACGAGCCCGCCTACGCGCTGGGCATCATCCGCGAGGACTGCCCGGACGTGGACCGTCTGGTGCACCAGATCGCGGTCTGGACCGGCAAGGACTACTTCGAGCTCAAGACCCTGTACAACAAGAACCGCAAGCGGGTGAAACCCTTCGAGCCGCTGATCATCGTCCCGGACCTGACCTTCGCCCAGCTGGCCGTGGTCGAGACCAACAAGCTGCGCTGGCCCGGCCTGGAGATTCAGTTCCGGCCCCGGCGGCTGTACCGCTACGGCACCCTGCTCGCGCACGTGCTCGGCTACGTGGCCGAGGCGGACGAGGAGGACCTGGGCGCCCGGCCCGACCTGGCGCTCGGCGACTACGTGGGCAAGCAGGGCATCGAGCTGATGCTCGAGGACCGCATGCGCGGCATCAAGGGGCTGACCCAGTACCAGGTGGACGTCAACGGCCGCCGCCTCAAGGAGCGGATCCTCAAGCACCCCCAGGCCGGACACGAAATCTCCCTGTCCATCGACCTGGAGCTGCAGAAGCTGTGCATGGACTGGCTGTCCGAGGAGGCGGGCGGCGTGGCCGTCATGGACGCCGACACCGGCCAGCTGTGGGCCCTGGCCACGGCCCCGTCCTACGACTCCAACGACTTTTCCTCGGGCCTGAGCCCCAAGCAGTGGGCCAAGCTCCGGGACGACCCCCTGCACCCCATGCAGAACCGGGTCATCCAGTCGGTCTACCCGCCGGGCTCCATCTTCAAGCACGTGGTCGCCGGGGCCGGGCTGCGCGACGGCGTGGACCCCAAGGAGACCACCTTCTGCGCCGGGTCCATGAAGCTCGGCCGCCGGGTCTTCCGCTGCTGGAAGCGGGGCGGCCACGGCAAGGTGGACATGAACCGCGCCCTGGTCGAGTCCTGCGACGTCTATTTCTACAAGCTCGGCAGGCGGCTGACCGTGGACCGCATGAGCGAGTTCGCCCGGGCCGTGGGCTTCGGCGAGAAGACCGGCATCCGCCTGCCCCACGAGAAGGCGGGCAACATCCCGGACCAGGATTGGAAGCTCAAGCGGTTCGGCGAGCCCTGGCAGGGCGGCGACAACCTGAACATGGCCATCGGCCAGGGGTTCACCCTGGTCACGCCGCTCCAGGTGGTCCGCTTCTTCGCGGGCATCGCCAACGGCGGCAGGCTGCTCAAGCCCCTGCTACTCAAGGACGAGAAGACCGTGGTCCAGGCGGACATCCCCCTGCGGCCCGACCAGATCGAGTTCCTGCACCAGGCCCTGGTGGACACCGTGGAGGACCCCCACGGCACCTGCCGCCGCATCCGCACCAAGGGCGTGGTCGTGGGCGGCAAGACCGGCACGGCCCAGGTGGTCCGGCTGACCGACGAGCTCAAGGAGCTCAAGGACGACCAGATCCCCTACCGCTTCCGGGACCACGCCTGGATGGCGGCCATCGCCGAGAAGGACGGGCGGCGCTTCGCCATCGCCTGCCTGGTGGAGCACGGCCTGCACGGCGGGTCCGGGGCCGGACCCATCATCAAGGCGGTCATCGACTACCTCTTCGAGGGCAAGATCACGCCCAACCCCGAGGACCGGAAGGCCAAGGCCCGGGCCGTGCGCGCCCTGTCCCTCAAGCACAAGGAGAAACGCAATGCCGATTGA
- the mreC gene encoding rod shape-determining protein MreC → MRGLKKISILIVACLFVYLSLFTWNLRTGHLDALSSHTGLDISGIILKPGIWVAEQVTGFWHRYIYLVGLKQDNDRLRAEDAELRRTNMLMSAQARSAARLEALLGFRPPESWAFSGARVIGQRMGPAAALDTLVVDKGKASGVTDDMPVASLKGMVGRILRSGAATSTVLLLTDPNSRIAVIGANNRSPGMLSGQGYGEPLQLRFVNQNAAVDPGELLLSSGLAGIYPKGLPVARVTRIQRSDISLFLTVQAEPLVDVAGLEEVLLLSREPDAAGIEPGTGDAAEPPAAGASGDAAGKEDASGAADQ, encoded by the coding sequence ATGAGAGGACTCAAGAAGATCTCGATTCTCATCGTGGCCTGCCTGTTCGTCTACCTGTCCCTGTTCACCTGGAACCTGCGCACCGGCCACCTGGACGCCCTGTCCTCCCACACCGGGCTGGACATCTCCGGGATCATCCTCAAGCCGGGCATATGGGTGGCGGAGCAGGTCACCGGCTTCTGGCACCGCTACATCTATCTGGTGGGATTGAAGCAGGACAACGACCGCCTGCGGGCCGAGGACGCCGAACTGCGGCGGACGAACATGCTCATGAGCGCCCAGGCCCGGTCCGCCGCGCGCCTGGAGGCGTTGCTCGGCTTCCGCCCGCCCGAGAGCTGGGCCTTTTCCGGAGCCAGGGTCATCGGCCAGCGCATGGGCCCGGCGGCCGCCCTCGACACCCTGGTGGTGGACAAGGGCAAGGCCTCCGGCGTGACCGACGACATGCCCGTGGCCTCGCTCAAGGGCATGGTCGGACGCATCCTGCGTTCGGGCGCGGCCACCTCCACGGTCCTGCTCCTGACCGATCCCAACTCCCGCATCGCGGTCATCGGGGCCAACAACCGCTCGCCCGGCATGCTCTCGGGCCAGGGGTACGGCGAGCCGCTCCAGCTGCGCTTCGTCAACCAGAACGCGGCCGTGGACCCCGGCGAACTGCTCCTGTCCTCGGGCCTGGCGGGCATCTACCCCAAGGGGCTGCCCGTGGCCAGGGTGACCAGAATTCAGCGGTCCGACATCTCCCTGTTCCTGACGGTCCAGGCCGAACCCCTGGTGGACGTGGCCGGGCTGGAGGAGGTCCTGCTCCTCAGCCGGGAGCCGGACGCGGCCGGCATCGAGCCCGGGACCGGGGACGCGGCCGAACCCCCTGCCGCGGGCGCATCCGGCGACGCGGCCGGGAAGGAGGACGCGAGCGGTGCTGCCGACCAATAG
- a CDS encoding rod shape-determining protein, giving the protein MGNLLNRIIGSFSNDLAIDLGTANTLVYVKGKGVMLSEPSVVAVKKDSRGGKTVLAVGGEAKKMLGRTPGNIVAIRPMKDGVIADFEVTEAMLRHFISKVHNSRRLVRPRIMICVPTGITQVEKRAVKESAQSAGAREVYLIEEPMAAAIGANLPITEPTSNMIVDIGGGTTEIAVISLSGIVYARSVRIGGDKMDEAIMQHVKRKYNMLIGESTAEQIKIHIGSAYPLGDEEPIMEVKGRDLVTGIPQNRPITAEEVREAISEQVEGIVQGVRIALEQTPPELAADIVDRGIVLTGGGALLKGLDQLLQHETQLPITVVEDPLTAVVLGSGKALDNIDLYKDITTD; this is encoded by the coding sequence ATGGGTAACCTGCTCAACAGAATCATCGGCTCCTTCTCCAACGACCTGGCCATAGACCTGGGTACGGCCAACACCCTGGTCTATGTCAAGGGCAAGGGCGTCATGCTCTCGGAGCCGTCGGTGGTGGCGGTCAAGAAGGACTCGCGGGGCGGCAAGACCGTCCTGGCCGTGGGCGGCGAGGCCAAGAAGATGCTCGGCCGCACGCCCGGCAACATCGTGGCCATCAGGCCCATGAAGGACGGCGTCATCGCCGACTTCGAGGTCACCGAGGCCATGCTCCGCCACTTCATCTCCAAGGTCCACAACTCCCGCCGCCTGGTCCGGCCGCGGATCATGATCTGCGTGCCCACAGGCATCACCCAGGTGGAGAAGCGCGCGGTCAAGGAATCGGCGCAGTCGGCGGGCGCGCGCGAGGTCTACCTCATCGAGGAGCCCATGGCCGCGGCCATCGGCGCGAACCTGCCCATCACCGAACCGACCTCGAACATGATCGTGGACATCGGGGGCGGCACCACGGAGATCGCGGTCATCTCGCTGTCCGGCATCGTCTACGCCCGAAGCGTGCGCATCGGCGGCGACAAGATGGACGAGGCGATCATGCAGCACGTCAAACGCAAGTACAACATGCTCATCGGCGAATCCACGGCCGAGCAGATCAAGATCCACATCGGGTCCGCCTACCCCCTGGGGGACGAGGAGCCGATCATGGAGGTCAAGGGCCGCGACCTGGTCACCGGCATCCCGCAGAACCGCCCCATCACCGCCGAGGAGGTCCGCGAGGCCATCTCCGAGCAGGTGGAGGGCATCGTCCAGGGCGTGCGCATCGCGCTCGAACAGACCCCGCCCGAGTTGGCGGCGGACATCGTGGACCGGGGCATCGTCCTGACCGGCGGCGGCGCGCTCCTCAAGGGGCTCGACCAGCTGTTGCAGCACGAGACCCAGCTGCCCATCACGGTGGTGGAGGACCCGCTCACCGCGGTTGTCCTCGGTTCCGGCAAGGCGCTGGACAACATCGATCTGTACAAGGACATCACCACCGACTAA
- a CDS encoding TIGR01212 family radical SAM protein (This family includes YhcC from E. coli K-12, an uncharacterized radical SAM protein.) gives MVRFHRLSDHLRSRFGERVQKIPLDAGFSCPNRDGTRSREGCVFCNPQGSGSGLGDRGLSIREQWNFWRDIHVKKHRLSLFTAYLQSYSNTHGPAEKLARALDDLRGLPGLTCLAIGTRPDCLDREKLDLLAQSRDRLGLEEIFLELGLQSASDATLKHINRGHDAAAFAEAAREAADRGLTVVAHVMAGLPAPHGREGLPELLDTVAFVNDLPVRGIKFHNVYVCRNTRLARWFEQGRYVPPTQEEYLHWLGEAIMRLDPSVVIHRLNGNPASGELLAPAWAGNMRRVHNLIRDHFEREDIWQGKLNGAEDGPPDWSAKTGEQS, from the coding sequence ATGGTTCGCTTCCATCGGTTGTCCGACCATCTCAGAAGCCGGTTCGGCGAGCGGGTTCAGAAGATCCCCTTGGACGCCGGCTTCTCCTGCCCCAACCGGGACGGCACCCGGTCGCGGGAGGGGTGCGTCTTCTGCAACCCCCAAGGGTCGGGCTCCGGCCTGGGCGATCGGGGACTATCCATACGGGAACAGTGGAATTTCTGGCGTGACATTCACGTGAAGAAACACCGCCTGTCGCTCTTCACCGCCTACCTGCAATCCTACTCCAACACCCACGGACCGGCCGAAAAACTGGCCCGCGCCCTGGACGACCTGCGCGGTCTGCCCGGCCTGACCTGCCTGGCCATCGGCACCCGGCCCGACTGTCTGGACCGGGAAAAACTCGATCTGCTCGCCCAGAGCCGCGACCGGCTCGGCCTGGAGGAAATCTTCCTCGAACTCGGCCTGCAATCGGCAAGCGACGCCACGCTCAAACACATCAACCGGGGCCACGACGCGGCCGCCTTTGCCGAGGCCGCCCGGGAAGCCGCCGACCGGGGCCTGACCGTGGTCGCCCACGTCATGGCCGGACTGCCCGCGCCCCACGGCCGCGAGGGCCTCCCCGAACTGCTCGACACCGTGGCCTTTGTCAACGATCTGCCCGTGCGCGGCATCAAGTTCCACAACGTCTACGTCTGCCGGAACACCCGCCTGGCCCGCTGGTTCGAACAGGGGCGCTACGTTCCGCCCACCCAGGAGGAATATCTCCACTGGCTCGGCGAGGCCATCATGCGCCTGGACCCGTCCGTTGTCATCCACCGTCTCAACGGCAACCCCGCCTCGGGCGAACTCCTCGCCCCGGCCTGGGCGGGCAACATGCGCCGGGTCCACAACCTGATCCGCGACCATTTCGAGCGCGAAGACATCTGGCAGGGCAAGCTGAACGGTGCCGAAGACGGCCCGCCCGACTGGTCCGCCAAAACCGGGGAACAGTCATGA
- a CDS encoding methylated-DNA--[protein]-cysteine S-methyltransferase, with translation MTETFGEWVRGNRFGLRLDWRDGLVRRLDVAWADDVREADTLSAHAAALKAALLRYEARRDPDWPDLPLDFSGLSEFQLAALAELRRIPSGTTRTYGEMAALLGRPRGAQAVGRAMGANPFPILYPCHRVVGADGAMTGFSASGGMAMKKALLRLEGAEQGLLPGLE, from the coding sequence ATGACCGAGACGTTCGGCGAATGGGTGCGCGGGAACCGATTCGGCCTGCGTCTGGACTGGCGGGACGGGCTGGTGCGCCGTCTGGACGTGGCCTGGGCCGACGACGTGCGCGAGGCCGACACCCTGTCCGCCCATGCGGCCGCGCTCAAGGCGGCCCTGCTGCGCTACGAGGCCCGGCGGGACCCGGACTGGCCGGATCTGCCCTTGGATTTCTCGGGACTGAGCGAATTTCAGCTGGCCGCCCTGGCCGAACTGCGCCGCATCCCCTCCGGGACCACCCGGACCTACGGCGAAATGGCCGCCCTCCTCGGACGCCCCCGAGGCGCGCAGGCCGTGGGCCGGGCCATGGGCGCGAACCCGTTCCCCATCCTCTACCCCTGCCACCGCGTGGTCGGCGCGGACGGCGCCATGACCGGCTTTTCCGCCTCGGGCGGCATGGCTATGAAGAAGGCCCTGCTCCGGCTCGAAGGCGCGGAACAGGGCCTGTTGCCCGGTTTGGAATGA
- a CDS encoding heavy-metal-associated domain-containing protein gives MATVKVKGMSCQHCVKSVTETMEKLGARDVKVDLLTGDVDYAEPTPIDKGDIKAAIDKIGFEYVG, from the coding sequence ATGGCAACCGTCAAAGTCAAAGGCATGTCCTGCCAGCACTGCGTGAAATCCGTCACCGAGACCATGGAAAAACTGGGCGCACGGGACGTCAAGGTCGATCTCCTGACCGGCGACGTCGACTATGCCGAGCCCACCCCCATCGACAAGGGCGACATCAAGGCCGCCATCGACAAGATCGGCTTCGAATACGTGGGCTAG